One Rhizoctonia solani chromosome 1, complete sequence DNA window includes the following coding sequences:
- a CDS encoding Metallopeptidase family M24: MMPSGYQVNARCVLWRLEWPRFPGSIPHSERLRDSLTIKILTPEEQESMRTVCRLAREVLDIAAAAVRPGITTDEIDAIVHEETIKRGAYPSPLNYREFPKSVCTSVNEVICHGIPDQRKLEEGDIVNLDVTLCYKGFHGDLNETYPVGQISEESKKLIRTTRQCLDAAIAICKPGTLFRDLGKAIEPIARAQGCSVVRNYTGHGIHNLFHCAPNIPHYAKNKAPGIMKPGMCFTIEPMINLGPSWDVDHWPDNWTAVTVDGKKSAQFEETLLITETGVEVLTAGKPREDLK; this comes from the exons ATGATGCCATCTGGCTACCAGGTGAACGCACGTTGCGTGCTGTGGCGTCTAGAGTGGCCTCGATTCCCTGGAA GTATTCCGCATTCGGAGAGGCTAAGAGATTCGCTTACCATCAAGATACTGACCCCCGAGGAGCAGGAGTCCATGCGCACGGTGTGCAGG CTTGCTCGTGAAGTTCTCGATATTGCGGCTGCCGCGGTTCGGCCAGGCATTACCACCG ACGAAATCGATGCAATCGTGCACGAAGAGACCATTAAGCGAGGTGCATACCCAAGTCCACTTAACTACAGAGAGTTCCCGAAGAGCGTGTGTAC GTCTGTGAATGAAGTCATTTGTCATGGGATTCCCGACCAGCGTAAGCTGGAGGAAGGTGACATAGTCAATCTCG ACGTTACATTGTGCTACAAGG GCTTTCATGGAGATTTGAAT GAAACGTATCCAGTCGGTCAAATTTCCGAAGAATCCAAGAAACTCATTCGAACAACACGACAATGTCTCGACGCTGCTATTGCAATATGCAAACCGGGGACACTATTCCGTGATTTGGGAAAGGCCAT TGAGCCCATAGCTCGAGCTCAAGGGTGTAGTGTCGTGCGGAATTACACTGGGCATGGGATCCACAATCTATTCCACTGCGCTCCAAACATTCCGCACTATGCCAAGAATAAAGCACCCGGCATCATGAAGCCCGGCATG TGTTTCACAATTGAACCT ATGATCAACCTTGGACCGTCTTGGGATGTTGACCATTGGCCGGATAATTGGACAGCCGTGACAGTTGATGGCAAAAAGAGTGCACAGTTCGAGGAAACGCTACT AATCACGGAGACAGGAGTCGAAGTTCTTACCGCAGGAAAGCCCCGCGAGGATTTAAAATGA
- a CDS encoding Metallopeptidase family M24, which translates to MHSRLPFPTSTPLSTGAVTKVDALGTPIMSEHKNWIGAVKDEWQMFSDSADDYTIGLPIGFGASSTVYQATFHPQGGSPVEVALKVLDLDRLAPKALTLLTQETQLMNTMQFISLAHFRKGSVADIMRYSFQDGMGEELIRCILKQALEGLKWVHLFTPPGGVTKLTTPDCLSYLHVNGCIHRDIKSANLLVDDDGTVLLGDLGVAAYLDDPEPSGTTLTAATGAKVTNAFSRNGGPNSRPPPASRRPGKRKSFVGTPCWMAPEVINQKHYDAKADIWSLGITALELAQGRAPHSRDPPFKVLMKILQEDAPTLDRDNGAHKYSKAFKEFIDSCLAKDPSKRSTAQELLDTPWIKGAKKPSYLVNTLLTGLPPLARRQERHRAPSANNSFHHVESWNFNTTITGDLAASRIPGSQASIPQHGVFGMGDIDTTGKQEYRRHIRDNASTDDIPHEDSGDETADLEVPKSSENDLGLAPIPASPLPAPGASHDVGLLQLPSPTLSPDSRSPSELGSSPLTPVTTGTSPRSLKFGPSGSSRASSPTLDTPTQPNGFWKRLSKGGSKSSKREKWPM; encoded by the exons ATGCATTCCCGTCTTCCCTTCCCTACTTCCACCCCCCTCTCGACTGGTGCTGTTACTAAAGTAGACGCTCTGGGTACTCCAATAATGTCAGAACATAAAAACTGGATTGGGGCGGTCAAAGATGAGTGGCAGATGTTCAG CGACTCGGCGGATGACTACACAATTGGTCTTCCGATTGGGTTTGGGGCATCGTCAACAGTCTATCAAGCAACATTTCATCCACAAGGGGGCTCGCCAGTCGAA GTGGCGCTCAAGGTCCTCGATTTGGACAGACTCGCTCCCAAAGCCCTCACACTTCTCACGCAAGAAACACAATTGATGA ACACCATGCAGTTCATCTCACTTGCCCATTTTAG AAAAGGTTCGGTCGCCGATATCATGAGGTACAGCTTCCAGGATGGTATGGGGGAAGAGCTCATCCGTTGTATTTTGAAACAAGCACTCGAAGGTCTCAAGTGGGTCCATCTTTTCACACCCCCAGGTGGCGTGACCAAATTAACAACCCCTGATTGCCTTAGCTATCTCCACGTTAATGGCTGCATCCATA GGGATATTAAATCTGCGAATCTGCTGGTCGATGACGACGGAACTGTCTTATTAGGGGACTTGGGTGTAGCAGCTTATTTGGATGACCCGGAGCCCTCTGGGACAACGCTGACAG CCGCTACAGGAGCGAAAGTGACCAATGCGTTTTCCAGAAATGGAGGGCCCAATAGTCGCCCGCCGCCTGCAAGTAGGCGTCCAGGAAAGAGGAAAAGCTTCGTAGGGACT CCTTGTTGGATGGCCCCCGAAGTCATAAATCAGAAGCACTATGATGCAAAGGCAGACATTTGGTCGCTGGGAATCACCGCGCTAGAACTTGCCCAGGGTCGAGCCCCCCATTCTCGAGATCCACCTTTCAAAGTTTTGATGAAAAT ATTGCAGGAAGATGCCCCCACATTGGATCGGGATAACGGAGCACACAAGTATTCCAAAGCATTCAAGGAATTTATTGATTCTTGCCTAGCCAAGGACCCTTCGAAAAG GTCGACGGCACAAGAGCTCTTGGATACACCATGGATTAAAGGTGCAAAGAAGCCGTCTTATCTGGTCAATACATTGCTGA CGGGATTGCCTCCTTTGGCTCGCAGACAGGAGAGAC ATCGTGCACCGTCGGCCAATAATTCATTCCACCATGTAGAATCGTGGAATTTCAACACAACTATAACAGGAGATTTAGCAGCATCTCGCATCCCAGGTTCACAAGCCTCAATTCCACAGCACGGAGTATTTGGGATGGGTGATATTGACACCACAGGCAAACAAGAGTACCGGCGTCATATTCGCGATAATGCCAGTACGGACGACATACCTCACGAGGATTCAGGGGATGAAACAGCCGACTTGGAAGTGCCCAAGTCATCCGAAAATGACCTAGGGTTGGCGCCCATCCCGGCCTCTCCTCTCCCTGCACCAGGGGCATCTCATGATGTGGGACTATTGCAGCTCCCATCCCCCACCTTATCACCAGATAGCAGATCACCATCAGAACTTGGGTCATCCCCTCTGACACCAGTGACTACCGGAACGTCCCCTCGGTCCCTCAAATTTGGTCCTTCGGGCTCGTCCCGCGCGTCATCCCCTACACTGGACACGCCCACCCAACCAAATGGATTTTGGAAGCGCCTCTCGAAGGGTGGTTCCAAATCTTCTAAGAGGGAAAAATGGCCGATGTAG
- a CDS encoding kinesin-like protein 6 encodes MATGMNYDFLYQPSSSSIHQPHVPGSDPSLATEIMPAPPPLSAFPRVNGKGQTIARATKSARRNDICHQHASHRFAQDPTGRTASDCGDNSAGRPHQRGHLSQGRSPEDSVELQENSIARKRARLSRQPSVPTPLPTRASSRQLRNSPLTADGDSVTPEGVALSQRVVTAPITDRETSATAPASPGTLLPTRPRPGRPRGKKSHGATPPSPSSLAPTSTSLTTRDARPNPNSVLLDQHVNGMDQVRTNVEPMPKVKISLGSRRKGKGKDNVTEAGGDHETDGQHSNNAACECCSLQGGHLVFCDGCPRSFHLLCLNPPLDELKEETWYCQTCTAKRNNIKPPAHKYKLETSTKRVNVNSLFDDLMHNLTCDPPKVFALPEDIRTHFKDVSTSNSGAYIDSGDVVKERLNRHGFVEERDPYRLRDRHGALVLCCQCGTSASSSTMDDRVHSSGDFSNRGRPIISCDYCRLHWHMDCLEPPLAVLPANGRKWMCPNHSAHSMREHGFLAQNSDTQGWRKVVTITKPGQRNNGNVEVIMDSEPVQLNSQAMRVAYEEVKINGQRYRVPEETILLDFWNKVKRNRMYEVSCPGSTSDCPSATPARSAQGDLTPSSSPLTSLSSLSDHDDEGESFLNAQDSDRQRKDDIAAAELLHLFHIQARSASSANSAVDETQPTEHSANTYGSSPLSSILSDDSQDCIERAPSRSKGTSSNSRLSTLPCPARLLAAAARPVVRTSPPPPQSAQLHPLPSTRPGAFKHSRYNFCFPFEVVRGGELDGSAPNPTKAPVDNDELSP; translated from the exons ATGGCCACTGGGATGAACTACGACTTTCTCTATCAGCCGTCATCTTCATCCATACACCAGCCTCACGTCCCAGGCTCGGATCCTTCGCTTGCAACAGAAATTATGCCCGCACCCCCGCCGCTCTCCGCGTTCCCGCGCGTTAACGGCAAGGGCCAGACGATTGCTCGTGCGACAAAATCTGCCAGAAGAAACGACATCTGCCATCAGCACGCTAGTCACCGTTTCGCACAAGATCCCACAGGAAGAACAGCATCAGATTGCGGCGACAACTCTGCAGGCCGTCCCCATCAACGTGGACACCTTTCTCAAGGAAGAAGCCCAGAGGACTCGGTTGAACTCCAAGAAAACTCGATTGCCCGCAAGAGAGCACGGTTGTCTCGACA GCCGTCAGTACCAACGCCTCTGCCCACTCGAGCCTCTTCACGCCAGTTGCGCAACTCTCCGCTCACTGCAGATGGTGACTCTGTGACACCCGAAGGCGTGGCACTATCCCAGAGGGTAGTAACAGCACCCATCACCGATCGAGAAACTTCTGCCACAGCGCCGGCTAGCCCAGGAACACTCCTCCCGACCCGACCCCGACCCGGACGTCCCAGAGGCAAGAAGTCACATGGGGCTACCCCACCAAGCCCGTCCTCCCTTGCCCCCACATCAACTTCGCTCACCACACGTGACGCCCGACCCAACCCCAACTCCGTG CTGCTAGATCAGCATGTCAATGGGATGGACCAAGTACGCACAAACGTGGAGCCTATGCCTAAAGTCAAGATTTCCCTAGGCAGCCGCCGAAAAGGGAAGGGCAAGGATAACGTCACTGAGGCGGGAGGGGACCATGAAACCGATGGCCAA CACTCAAATAATGCCGCGTGCGAGTGCTGTTCATTACAAGGTGGGCATTTGGTGTTCTGCGATGGGTGTCCACGCTCCTTTCATCTACTGTGCCTTAACCCGCCATTGGATGAGCTCAAAGAAGAGACATGGTATTGTCAAACTTGTACAGCAAAAAGG AACAATATCAAGCCCCCAGCCCACAAATACAAGCTTGAAACCAGCACAAAGCGGGTCAATGTCAACAGTTTGTTCGACGATCTTATGCATAACTTGACTTGCGATCCTCCCAAAGTGTTCGCGCTTCCAGAAGATATTCGGACACACTTCAAAGATG TGTCCACAAGTAACTCTGGAGCATACATAGATAGCGGTGATGTAGTCAAGGAGCGATTGAA CCGCCACGGATTCGTCGAAGAACGGGACCCATATCGACTGAGGGACCGCCATGGTGCACTGGTTTTATGCTGCCAATGCGGGACATCAGCGTCATCATCCACTATGGATGACCGAGTTCATTCGAGCGGAG ACTTTAGTAATCGAGGACGGCCGATTATCTCCTGTGACTACTGCAGGCTGCACTGGCATATGGATTGCCTCGAGCCGCCACTGGCGGTGTTGCCGGCAAATGGACGAAAATGGATGTGCCCGAATCACTCGGCGCACTCTATG CGTGAACATGGTTTCCTAGCCCAAAATTCGGATACCCAAGGCTGGCGGAAGGTTGTGACAATAACGAAACCCGGACAACGCAACAATGGGAACGTCGAGGTTATCATGGATAGCGAGCCCGTACAGCTCAACTCACAGGCTATGCGAGTCGCGTACGAGGAAGTGAAAATCAATGGCCAAAGATACCGAGTTCCAGAGGAAACCATCTTGCTGGACTTTTGGAACAAGGTTAAGCGAAACAGAATGTACGAGGTTTCTTG CCCCGGCTCCACCTCCGATTGCCCAAGTGCTACGCCGGCCCGAAGCGCACAGGGTGACCTCACCCCATCGTCCTCCCCCCTGACATCCCTTAGCTCTTTGTCGGATCACGATGATGAAGGAGAAAGTTTCTTGAATGCCCAGGATAGCGATCGTCAAAGGAAGGACGACATAGCCGCGGCAGAG CTTCTCCATTTATTCCATATTCAGGCCAGATCAGCTTCCTCGGCAAACTCTGCAGTGGATGAGACTCAGCCTACGGAGCATTCGGCCAATACCTACGGTAGTTCCCCACTCTCATCCATACTAAGCGATGATTCGCAAGACTGCATTGAAAGGGCCCCGTCGAGATCGAAAGGA ACGTCGAGTAATTCACGTCTCTCAACCCTCCCGTGTCCCGCGCGCCTGCTAGCG GCCGCAGCTCGCCCAGTAGTTCGGACGTCGCCGCCGCCTCCGCAATCAGCGCAACTCCACCCCCTCCCCTCGACCAGGCCTGGCGCCTTCAAGCACAGTCGGTACAACTTCTGCTTCCCATTCGAAGTTGTTCGCGGGGGGGAACTTGATGGCTCGGCACCAAATCCAACTAAAGCTCCTGTGGACAACGATGAGCTTAGCCCATGA
- a CDS encoding Metallopeptidase family M24 translates to MPGLVAKAKPLMSGDATDQLPITSAFPPARDRLMHIINARPRRHHRDKIRMTSIQPFHSFGLRVPFASWQIMGYNRLIYGSSIEYHVPVTPYPLVLLASSPAERSQQRWNPENRISSTLSPTAELEVAPPSITSLRGAQHTPGSTTPRAFTAEIRCSDLWHEAYSIKDGCSFVQYVDGPEYHISCLGCGREFAKRYLRQAEDKDYDLTGLMIHRYPGRDSRRTAMTMRFMRSCVGVVLKLHMVPVRWQPCTIVISIYPS, encoded by the exons ATGCCTGGCCTAGTAGCGAAAGCCAAACCCCTAATGAGTGGTGATGCTACAGACCAACTTCCAATTACAAGCGCATTTCCCCCGGCGCGGGACCGGCTGATGCACATAATAAACGCCCGCCCCCGGAGACATCATAGGGACAAGATCCGCATGACAAGTATTCAGCCCTTTCACAGCTTCGGACTTCGGGTCCCTTTTGCCTCATGGCAAATCATGGGGTACAATCGCCTTATCTAT GGATCGAGCATAGAATACCACGTCCCCGTCACACCATACCCACTAGTTCTGCTCGCCTCATCACCCGCCGAGCGCTCCCAACAGAGATGGAACCCCGAAAACCGTATTTCTTCTACTTTGTCACCA ACGGCAGAACTCGAAGTGGCGCCCCCATCTATAACATCCTTAAG GGGGGCACAGCACACACC GGGCTCTACCACACCTCGGGCGTTCACG GCGGAGATTCGTTGT AGCGATTTATGGCACGAAGCGTACTCCATAAAG GATGGTTGTTCATTTGTCCAATATGTTGATGGTCCCGAGTATC ATATTAG CTGCCTTGGTTGCGGGCGGGAATTTGCGAAACGGTATCTCAGGCAGG CGGAGGACAAGGACTATGACCTAACGGGCTTGATGATACACAGGTACCCTGGTCGAGATTCGAGACGTACCGCCATGACTATGAGGTTCATGCGATCATGCGTTGGAGTCGTTCTCAAACTACATATGGTCCCAGTCCGTTGGCAGCCTTGTACTATAGTCATATCAATATACCCCTCATGA